The Haloplanus sp. CK5-1 genome contains a region encoding:
- the hemG gene encoding protoporphyrinogen oxidase — translation MPERPPRDMTVGVVGAGITGLALTHHLRERGVDAVAFEASAEPGGVIRSTTVDGRVLEHGPQRTRLTPEIESLIEACGIEDDVRTADTDLPLYVYADGRLRQVPFSPREFLSTDLLSARGKLRMLAEPLTDGARDDETAADYFVRKFGREAYHNVIEPLFGGIYGSDPAEMPGKYALRTVSRMERSGSLVRAAVRRRLDGKERQPPVSFDDGMAQLPRALYDHNAERVELETPVDGIAAAGDGYRLDTAGGSHAVDRVVLTARADVTAGLLSEVDPESARALRRLYYNPLAYVHLVSDADPAGYGYQVRHDESLRTLGVTWNASLFDRDGVYTCFLGGMSDPGLVDRSETEIGRIAREEFESVLGAPAEVINVTRHRRGIPAYDGSWTAMEAVDLPEGITLASNYAGRMGVPARVREGKRLAERFASESGTGRAVAEATG, via the coding sequence GTGCCTGAACGCCCCCCACGAGACATGACCGTCGGCGTCGTCGGCGCGGGGATCACGGGGCTCGCGCTCACACACCACCTCCGGGAGCGCGGCGTCGACGCCGTCGCGTTCGAGGCGTCGGCGGAGCCCGGTGGCGTCATCCGGTCGACGACGGTCGACGGCCGGGTGCTCGAACACGGGCCACAGCGCACGCGGTTGACGCCGGAGATAGAGTCGCTGATCGAGGCCTGCGGGATCGAAGACGACGTCCGAACCGCCGACACCGACCTCCCGCTGTACGTGTACGCCGACGGTCGGCTCCGGCAGGTGCCGTTCTCACCCCGGGAGTTCCTGTCGACGGACCTCCTCTCGGCCCGCGGGAAACTCCGGATGCTCGCCGAACCGCTGACCGACGGGGCCCGCGACGACGAGACGGCCGCCGACTACTTCGTCCGGAAGTTCGGCCGGGAGGCGTACCACAACGTGATCGAACCCCTGTTCGGCGGCATCTACGGTTCCGACCCGGCCGAGATGCCGGGGAAGTACGCGCTGCGGACGGTCAGTCGGATGGAGCGGTCGGGGAGTCTCGTCCGCGCGGCCGTTCGCCGTCGACTCGACGGGAAAGAGCGCCAGCCGCCGGTGTCGTTCGACGACGGGATGGCCCAACTCCCCCGTGCGCTCTACGACCACAACGCCGAACGGGTGGAGTTGGAGACGCCGGTCGACGGGATCGCGGCCGCCGGCGACGGCTACCGACTCGACACCGCCGGCGGGAGCCACGCCGTCGACCGCGTGGTCCTCACCGCGCGGGCGGACGTGACCGCCGGCCTGCTGTCCGAGGTCGACCCCGAGAGCGCCCGCGCGCTCCGGCGACTCTACTACAACCCGCTGGCGTACGTCCACCTCGTCTCCGACGCCGACCCCGCGGGCTACGGCTACCAAGTTCGTCACGACGAGTCGCTGCGGACCCTCGGCGTGACGTGGAACGCCAGCCTGTTCGACCGCGACGGCGTCTACACCTGCTTCCTCGGCGGGATGAGCGACCCGGGGCTGGTGGATCGCTCCGAGACGGAGATCGGCCGTATCGCCCGCGAGGAGTTCGAGTCGGTGCTGGGCGCGCCGGCCGAGGTGATAAACGTCACCCGACATCGGCGGGGGATCCCCGCCTACGACGGGTCGTGGACGGCGATGGAGGCGGTCGACCTTCCCGAAGGAATCACGCTCGCGTCGAACTACGCCGGACGGATGGGCGTCCCGGCACGAGTCAGGGAGGGGAAGCGCCTCGCCGAGCGGTTCGCGTCCGAGTCGGGGACCGGCCGGGCCGTCGCAGAGGCTACCGGCTGA
- the hemH gene encoding ferrochelatase yields MTTGIVLLNFGEPSEGRRDVVLDYLERIFMANMSIEGETSEEAARERARELAKRRAPGLMEEYDEIGGSPLIDHATTQATMLAEEVEGRGYDVETYYGMQYTDPFITDAIEAAREDGVDRLIGLPIYPLCGPSTTVQSLDELDEALDEAAWDVPVEAVTGWHKHPAYNRVRIDNIRNYLDDNDLSLGDGTRLVFSAHGTPQYYLDEGSRYVEYVEEFCDVVATALDVDDYELGYQNHENRDVEWTDPDVEEVIEAVEADRVVVEPVSFMHEQSETLSELDVELREEAEERGLEFHRVPVPYDDERFVGALADLVEPLVAGYDPEYAGLHQCECRDEPGTVCLNAPHET; encoded by the coding sequence ATGACAACCGGAATCGTCCTGCTCAACTTCGGTGAGCCGTCGGAGGGTCGAAGAGACGTCGTCCTCGACTATCTGGAGCGCATCTTCATGGCGAACATGTCCATCGAGGGCGAGACGAGCGAGGAGGCGGCCCGGGAGCGGGCACGGGAACTGGCCAAGCGCCGCGCGCCCGGCCTCATGGAGGAGTACGACGAGATCGGCGGCTCCCCACTGATCGACCACGCGACGACGCAGGCGACGATGCTCGCCGAGGAGGTCGAGGGGCGGGGGTACGACGTCGAGACGTACTACGGGATGCAGTACACCGACCCGTTCATCACGGACGCAATCGAGGCCGCCCGCGAGGACGGCGTCGACCGGCTGATCGGCCTGCCGATCTACCCGCTGTGTGGTCCGTCGACCACCGTCCAGTCGCTGGACGAACTCGACGAGGCCCTCGACGAGGCGGCGTGGGACGTCCCCGTCGAGGCCGTGACCGGCTGGCACAAGCATCCTGCGTACAACCGGGTCCGCATCGACAACATCCGCAACTATCTCGACGACAACGACCTCTCGCTCGGGGACGGCACCCGACTCGTCTTCTCCGCACACGGCACGCCCCAGTACTACCTCGACGAGGGGAGCCGGTACGTGGAGTACGTCGAGGAGTTCTGTGACGTGGTGGCGACGGCGCTCGACGTCGACGACTACGAACTCGGCTACCAGAACCACGAGAACCGCGACGTGGAGTGGACCGACCCCGACGTGGAGGAGGTTATCGAGGCGGTCGAGGCCGACCGCGTCGTCGTCGAACCGGTGAGCTTCATGCACGAACAGAGCGAGACGCTGTCGGAACTCGACGTCGAGCTCCGGGAGGAGGCCGAGGAGCGCGGCCTGGAGTTCCACCGCGTCCCCGTCCCGTACGACGACGAGCGGTTCGTCGGCGCGCTCGCGGACCTGGTCGAACCGCTCGTGGCGGGGTACGATCCGGAGTACGCCGGTCTCCACCAGTGTGAGTGCCGCGACGAGCCCGGAACGGTGTGCCTGAACGCCCCCCACGAGACATGA
- a CDS encoding PQQ-dependent sugar dehydrogenase → MTGQGRRRFLRRAGGILLTALAGCGSDGGTTPTATDDGPTDTPVRSPDSAGVGTTPVATGFTAPTDVAMPAGIDRRYVADQPGQVYRGDRERPVLDLSDRIVALEEEGETRGLLGMATHPEFAATGRLFVRYSGPAGESTPAGYSHTSVLSEVRLDPETDEVGEERLLLAVPQPQSNHNGGALGFGPDDRLYVGIGDGGGGGDVGRGHAEDWYERTRGGNGQDLTTNLLGSVLRVDVDADPSATAGTVSEWGDGYAVPADNPLVGRRGFDEQWAWGFRDPRDLSVDGEVLLVADAGGSRYEEVNRVTRGGNYGWNVHEATHCFDPSAPTDEPTGCPSHTLSGERLRDPVVEYPHPGRAATDTPTGVAVVGGYRYRGSIDPLDGRYVFADRRADGRLFVADPTADGRWPLSTVAVRDVGRIVRGFGRDPDGRLYVLSSERSEPTGTTGALHRLGG, encoded by the coding sequence ATGACGGGGCAGGGCCGTCGCCGGTTCCTGCGTCGAGCGGGGGGTATCCTCCTGACTGCCCTCGCCGGGTGCGGGAGCGACGGCGGGACGACGCCCACCGCGACCGACGACGGGCCGACGGACACGCCGGTGAGGTCGCCCGATTCGGCAGGGGTCGGAACCACCCCGGTCGCGACGGGGTTTACCGCACCGACGGACGTGGCGATGCCGGCGGGGATCGACCGACGGTACGTCGCCGATCAGCCGGGGCAAGTGTACCGAGGCGACCGCGAGCGCCCGGTTCTCGACCTCTCGGATCGGATCGTCGCCCTCGAAGAGGAAGGGGAGACACGGGGCCTCCTCGGAATGGCGACCCACCCCGAGTTCGCGGCCACCGGACGGCTGTTCGTCCGGTACAGCGGACCGGCCGGCGAGTCGACGCCGGCGGGATACTCCCACACGTCCGTCCTGTCCGAGGTCCGTCTCGATCCGGAGACCGACGAGGTCGGCGAGGAGCGCTTGCTGCTGGCGGTCCCACAGCCACAGTCGAACCACAACGGTGGCGCACTCGGATTCGGGCCGGACGACCGCCTCTACGTCGGCATCGGGGACGGTGGTGGCGGTGGCGACGTGGGACGGGGCCACGCCGAGGACTGGTACGAGCGGACCCGCGGTGGCAACGGACAGGACCTGACGACCAACCTCCTCGGGAGCGTCCTCCGGGTCGACGTCGACGCCGACCCGTCGGCGACGGCTGGGACGGTGAGCGAGTGGGGCGACGGCTACGCCGTCCCGGCGGACAACCCGCTGGTCGGTCGGCGCGGCTTCGACGAGCAGTGGGCGTGGGGGTTTCGCGACCCGCGGGACCTCTCGGTCGACGGCGAGGTCCTCCTCGTCGCGGACGCGGGCGGGAGTCGCTACGAGGAGGTGAACCGCGTGACACGGGGCGGGAACTACGGCTGGAACGTTCACGAGGCGACACACTGTTTCGATCCCTCGGCACCGACCGATGAACCGACCGGCTGTCCGAGTCACACGCTCTCGGGCGAGCGCCTCCGTGATCCGGTCGTGGAGTATCCGCATCCGGGGAGAGCGGCGACCGACACGCCGACCGGCGTCGCCGTCGTCGGCGGCTACCGGTATCGCGGGTCGATCGACCCGCTGGACGGACGGTACGTCTTCGCCGACCGACGGGCCGACGGTCGCCTGTTCGTGGCCGACCCGACGGCGGACGGCCGCTGGCCACTCTCGACGGTCGCCGTCCGGGACGTCGGGCGAATCGTCCGCGGGTTCGGTCGGGACCCGGACGGCCGCCTCTACGTCCTGTCGAGCGAACGGTCGGAGCCGACTGGGACGACCGGCGCGCTCCACCGACTCGGCGGGTGA